One genomic region from Daphnia magna isolate NIES linkage group LG10, ASM2063170v1.1, whole genome shotgun sequence encodes:
- the LOC116932981 gene encoding rhodopsin — MNFNGSQASVSQDLTERTLEKYVWRNAVDWINSSIDRSNDSLIPSFGDGADSFWTKEQLILIENFPANAFIVMGLIVSVIGIVGLVANGMVLLIFSRFKRLRSPPANTFIINLALSDMSASALHSMAAYSNFNGRWAFGRLGCELYGMGIGFFGLVSILTFSAIAYERCLAIAGPATRSSAGLADGHWKVTRSQAQKVCAFIWLHCGMLVSLPFFGWSAYVPEGLLTSCSWDYTTRTASNRAYYILLLTTGFLLPLLLICASYGRIMASVMWHARQMVCINSQNSAFRKLRRQTEIRTAQIVVTLIFVYLTAWTPYAVVTLIGQFGSEDSQLLSPMATAIPAYFAKTAVVLDPLVYGFSHPHFRNSLRHYLANFADHNKKLSSGVGHNRGGIELSLHQNVNSKSWPGGRQNRSSCCSSYQSRGMTIYPTASAFCRTMHGVESKPTNQRRMLRTFRDLSVDSAVNFKNGFVPSIGQLNNRGKAISNGGDLEMCNNAVAVVSHIQEGGQINKSSNVDESMNKEVRRISTSANRQLIQQSASTAVYNFKRVHNAEFHGDCPTDLSVEVVEGQPEDSRK; from the exons ATGAATTTCAACGGAAGTCAAGCAAGCGTCAGCCAAGACCTGACGGAGCGAACATTGGAAAAATACGTCTGGCGTAATGCAGTCGACTGGATAAATTCGAGTATCGATCGTAGTAACGACTCTTTGATACCATCATTTGGTGATGGTGCCGATTCGTTTTGGACCAAAGAACAGCTGATCTTGATTGAAAATTTCCCGGCAAATGCGTTTATCGTTATGGGATTGATCGTCTCAGTCATCGGCATCGTCGGGCTTGTGGCTAATGGAATGGTTTTACTCATCTTTTCGAG ATTTAAACGATTGCGATCACCGCCAGCCAATACGTTCATCATCAATTTGGCGCTTAGTGACATGTCAGCCTCAGCCCTTCATTCAATGGCTGcttattcaaatttcaatggACGATGGGCCTTTGGACGATTAGGATGTGAACTCTACGGAATGGGAATCGGATTTTTCGGACTTGTTTCAATTCTGACATTCAGCGCCATTGCGTATGAACGGTGTCTTGCCATCGCTGGTCCAGCCACGAGGTCGTCAGCGGGTTTAGCAGATGGACACTGGAAAGTGACTAGATCTCAAGCTCAAAAAGTGTGCGCATTCATTTGGCTCCATTGCGGAATGCTCGTCAGTTTGCCTTTCTTCGGATGGTCCGCATACGTTCCGGAAGGACTGCTCACTAGTTGTTCGTGGGATTACACGACGCGGACAGCATCCAACCGGGCATACTACATTCTACTTCTCACCACTGGATTCTTGCTTCCCTTGTTGCTTATTTGCGCAAGTTATGGACGCATTATGGCATCTGTCATGTGGCACGCTCGTCAAATGGTTTGCATCAATTCGCAAAACAGCGCCTTCCGCAAATTACGGCGACAGACAGAAATCCGAACAGCTCAGATTGTTGTGACGCTCATCTTTGTTTACCTGACAGCCTGGACACCCTACGCCGTCGTGACGCTAATTGGACAATTTGGTTCAGAAGATTCACAACTTTTGTCACCCATGGCGACAGCTATTCCGGCCTATTTCGCCAAAACAGCCGTCGTGCTAGATCCTTTAGTTTACGGATTTTCTCATCCGCATTTTCGCAACTCGCTCAGGCATTACCTGGCCAACTTTGCTGatcacaacaaaaaattgagttCAGGTGTTGGTCACAATCGTGGCGGAATTGAATTGTCTCTGCATCAAAATGTGAACAGCAAAAGTTGGCCAGGAGGACGTCAAAACAGAAGTTCCTGTTGCAGCAGCTACCAATCAAGGGGCATGACTATCTATCCAACAGCAAGCGCTTTTTGTCGAACTATGCATGGCGTCGAAAGTAAACCAACAAACCAACGTCGAATGCTTAGGACTTTTCGCGATTTATCAGTCGACTCTGCtgtgaattttaaaaacggaTTCGTGCCATCTATCGGTCAATTGAATAACCGAGGTAAGGCAATATCTAATGGCGGCGATTTAGAAATGTGTAACAATGCAGTAGCCGTTGTATCGCACATTCAAGAAGGTGGGCAAATCAATAAATCCAGTAATGTGGATGAATCGATGAACAAAGAAGTGCGTCGCATTTCTACTTCTGCTAATCGTCAACTTATTCAACAGTCTGCGTCAACGGCTGTTTATAATTTCAAGCGTGTGCATAATGCTGAATTCCATGGTGATTGCCCAACCGACTTATCGGTAGAGGTCGTTGAAGGTCAACCGGAGGATAGCCGCAAGTGA
- the LOC116932983 gene encoding rhodopsin, protein MHYSMPPETVATDVVMNSSRDDIDDAEKLMETHWRNEVEHINSSIDPRNYSGIPPIGSSYEDYSFWTKEQLILIENFPPNAFIVMGLIVSVIAISGLAANGMVLFIFSRFKRLRSPPANTFIIDLALSDMSASALHSMAAYSNFNGRWAFGQLGCELYAMGITCFGLVSILTFSAIACERSLVIGLAETHWKVSKAQAQKACGFIWLHCVILVSLPFFGWSSYVPEGLLTTCSWDYKTRTSFNRAYYVLLLTAGFFLPVFLIFVCYGRILASVTSQARQMICINSQNSVLRKLRRQTEIRTAQIVVTLILVYLTAWTPYAVVTFIGQFGPEEHQLSPMATAISAYFAKTAVVLDPLVYGFSHPHFRNALRRYLSNLRASRISKIGSDIRPRNSSISKCNSKSWPGGMPSSYQSRGMTIYPTSACCALRICQPHNCTRTSVASGEVPVGVVGKSERRNSRNSRMLRTFRELSLNDVRETSLASIHSNCITPASKRPFIRRHMSTPVKSDLLHSFKYKVRDAEFYSEWCGSPTLTDQFAVEAR, encoded by the exons ATGCATTATAGTATGCCACCAGAGACTGTTGCCACTGACGTTGTAATGAATTCTAGTCGAGACGACATCGACGACGCGGAAAAACTGATGGAAACACATTGGCGAAATGAAGTGGAGCACATTAATTCGAGCATCGATCCTCGAAATTATTCCGGAATACCACCGATTGGATCCAGTTATGAGGACTATTCGTTTTGGACCAAAGAACAGCTGATCTTGATTGAAAATTTCCCTCCAAATGCTTTTATCGTGATGGGATTGATCGTCTCAGTTATTGCCATTTCTGGACTTGCTGCTAATGGAATGGTTCTCTTCATCTTTTCGAG ATTCAAACGATTGCGATCACCTCCAGCCAATACTTTCATCATTGATTTGGCACTTAGTGACATGTCAGCTTCAGCTCTTCACTCTATGGCTGCTTATTCCAACTTCAATGGAAGATGGGCCTTTGGGCAATTAGGTTGTGAGCTGTACGCTATGGGAATTACATGCTTCGGACTGGTTTCCATTCTGACATTCAGTGCCATCGCTTGTGAACGATCACTCGTCATTGGTTTAGCAGAAACTCACTGGAAGGTCAGCAAAGCTCAAGCCCAAAAAGCTTGCGGATTCATTTGGCTCCATTGCGTTATTCTGGTCAGTTTGCCTTTTTTCGGATGGTCGTCCTACGTTCCAGAAGGATTACTGACGACCTGCTCGTGGGATTACAAGACCCGAACATCATTCAATCGGGCCTATTACGTCCTACTCCTAACGGCTGGCTTCTTTCTTCCCGTCTTCCTGATTTTCGTCTGTTACGGGCGGATTTTGGCGTCAGTTACGTCCCAGGCACGTCAGATGATTTGCATCAATTCGCAGAACAGCGTCCTCCGCAAATTGCGACGGCAGACGGAAATAAGAACGGCTCAGATAGTTGTTACGCTTATCCTTGTTTACTTGACAGCCTGGACTCCCTACGCCGTCGTAACGTTCATCGGACAATTCGGGCCGGAAGAACATCAGCTATCGCCAATGGCAACAGCCATTTCGGCCTATTTCGCCAAAACAGCCGTCGTACTTGATCCTTTAGTTTACGGATTTTCTCATCCTCATTTCCGCAATGCGCTTAGGCGGTACCTTTCAAACTTGCGTGCATCCCGCATCAGCAAAATCGGCTCAGACATACGACCCCGCAATAGTAGCATATCTAAATGCAACAGTAAAAGTTGGCCAGGCGGAATGCCTAGCAGTTATCAATCGCGCGGAATGACTATTTATCCAACAAGCGCTTGCTGTGCACTTCGTATCTGTCAGCCGCACAATTGCACCCGGACCTCTGTAGCATCGGGTGAAGTTCCCGTTGGTGTTGTGGGGAAAAGTGAGCGCCGGAATAGCCGGAATAGCCGGATGTTGCGAACGTTTCGTGAATTATCGTTGAACGACGTAAGAGAAACCAGTTTGGCTTCTATTCATTCTAATTGCATAACACCAGCTAGTAAGAGACCGTTCATTAGAAGGCACATGTCTACTCCGGTTAAATCCGATTTATTACATAGTTTCAAGTACAAAGTGCGTGATGCAGAGTTTTACAGCGAGTGGTGTGGGTCGCCCACATTAACAGACCAATTTGCAGTCGAAGCTCGTTAA